A section of the Streptococcus oriscaviae genome encodes:
- a CDS encoding alpha/beta fold hydrolase, whose amino-acid sequence MAVTPHLFLDESGQQNTKTIVFLHASGSSGRMWRHHVASLKSDFHCITLDLPGHGESHEVDWTTFDDVAELLVETIKNRSHGKPHLVGLSLGGSLIFKLLEKHSDLFDRVIVDGAAHQPIKGYRRVIAAVYFMSLFKNTKLAANLMTKMMREDGVSEQDCQTFVSDLQSVSRKSFRRAMSQANLLHVNLDFSNPVFFVSGGKESETIHESHQLLAHTNSQSQCAYYPNKGHAWLFGDVESHIQLVRYFLQDDRFPATLRRFDD is encoded by the coding sequence ATGGCAGTTACACCTCATTTATTTCTTGATGAAAGCGGACAGCAAAATACTAAAACAATTGTCTTTTTACATGCTTCGGGTTCAAGCGGCAGGATGTGGAGGCATCATGTTGCAAGCTTAAAAAGTGATTTTCATTGCATCACGCTTGACTTACCTGGTCATGGGGAGAGTCATGAGGTAGACTGGACCACTTTTGACGATGTTGCGGAGCTTCTAGTGGAGACGATTAAGAATAGATCTCACGGGAAACCGCACCTAGTTGGTTTGTCTTTGGGTGGCAGTCTCATTTTTAAACTATTAGAGAAGCACTCCGACTTATTTGATCGGGTGATAGTGGATGGGGCAGCCCATCAGCCTATCAAGGGCTATCGTAGAGTCATTGCGGCGGTTTATTTCATGTCGCTGTTTAAGAACACCAAGCTGGCTGCTAATCTGATGACTAAAATGATGCGGGAAGATGGCGTTTCTGAACAAGATTGTCAAACCTTTGTTTCGGATTTACAAAGCGTTTCACGGAAATCCTTTCGGCGTGCCATGTCTCAGGCCAATCTGCTCCATGTTAATTTAGACTTTAGTAATCCTGTCTTTTTTGTTTCAGGGGGTAAGGAGTCAGAGACAATTCACGAGTCACATCAGCTTTTAGCACACACAAACAGTCAGAGTCAATGCGCCTATTATCCTAACAAGGGACATGCTTGGCTCTTTGGTGATGTTGAAAGTCATATCCAGTTAGTCCGGTATTTTTTGCAGGATGATCGATTTCCTGCTACCTTAAGACGATTTGACGATTGA
- the rnr gene encoding ribonuclease R, which produces MKKEIITYIEEVGPVTMDQLADQLGTRSAKEFTDLVKIISSMEARRQLVFDNQGKISLPLVTKERKRPTLQGIFRAHKNGFGFVTIDEEEEDLFVSRDDVNYAIEGDRVEIVIKKVGDKLRGTAAEAQVIDILDHALKTAVGLIVVDEDKPEYAGYIRSKNQKISQKIYVKKSPLVLQGTEILKVDIEAYPSKKRDYFIATIRDVVGHKDDVGIDVLEVLESMEIGSEFPKDVLAEAEQVAEFPAPKDYEGRLDLRDSITFTIDGADAKDLDDAVHIKQLDNGNLELGVHIADVSYYVKEGSALDREALHRGTSVYVTDRVVPMLPERLSNGICSLNPHLDRLTQSAIMEIDPKGKVVNYWLGQTVIKTTFRMTYSDVNDMIAGDEEKLHTYQAIAPSISLMVKLHTTLEAMRLRRGALNFDTHEAKILVNKEGLPVDIVLRQRGIAERMIESFMLAANECVAEHFARLDLPFIYRIHEEPKVDKIQKFIDYASTFGLPIYGTAHSMRQEALQDIMERIKDEPYADVLNMMLLRSMQQARYSEHNHGHYGLGAQYYTHFTSPIRRYPDLLVHRLLREYGQVSQEKVEHFKKTIPDIATWSSSMERRAVDAERAVEAMKKAEYMQEFVGQEFEGLVSSVVKFGLFVELPNTVEGLIHITNLPEFYRYNERNLTLQGEKSGRIFRVGQSIRIKLVRADKATGEIDFVHVPSDVDEIGRSSQSQRRTKSHSNRDRDDRSGRGRGKNHKKEEQRDNTQGKSKKQKKKKPFYKEVAKQVKKKKKRR; this is translated from the coding sequence ATGAAAAAAGAAATTATTACCTATATAGAAGAAGTAGGTCCAGTTACCATGGACCAGCTTGCGGATCAGCTTGGCACTCGGTCTGCCAAGGAGTTTACAGACTTAGTTAAAATCATCTCCAGCATGGAGGCGCGTCGTCAGTTGGTGTTTGACAACCAGGGCAAGATTAGCCTGCCACTGGTTACCAAAGAGAGGAAACGTCCAACCTTGCAGGGTATTTTTCGCGCCCATAAAAATGGCTTTGGTTTTGTGACCATAGACGAGGAAGAAGAAGATCTCTTTGTTAGTCGCGATGACGTGAATTATGCCATCGAAGGGGATCGGGTAGAAATTGTCATCAAAAAAGTAGGAGACAAACTACGTGGAACGGCTGCTGAAGCTCAGGTTATTGACATATTGGACCATGCCCTAAAAACTGCTGTGGGACTGATTGTGGTAGATGAAGACAAGCCAGAGTACGCTGGCTACATTCGCTCAAAAAATCAAAAAATCAGCCAGAAAATCTACGTCAAAAAGTCACCTCTGGTTTTGCAGGGAACAGAAATCCTCAAGGTAGATATTGAAGCCTACCCTTCTAAAAAACGCGATTACTTTATAGCGACCATTCGCGATGTGGTCGGACATAAAGATGACGTGGGCATCGATGTGTTAGAAGTCTTGGAATCCATGGAGATTGGCTCAGAATTTCCGAAAGATGTCTTGGCAGAAGCAGAGCAGGTAGCTGAGTTTCCTGCTCCGAAAGACTATGAGGGACGGCTGGATCTCAGAGATTCCATCACTTTTACCATTGATGGCGCTGATGCCAAGGACTTGGACGATGCCGTTCACATCAAGCAACTGGATAATGGAAACTTGGAGTTAGGGGTTCATATTGCGGACGTATCCTACTACGTCAAGGAAGGTTCAGCCCTTGACAGGGAAGCCCTGCATCGCGGTACTTCTGTCTATGTGACAGACCGCGTGGTACCTATGCTGCCAGAACGCCTATCCAACGGCATCTGTTCTTTGAACCCCCATCTGGATCGGCTGACCCAGTCGGCGATTATGGAAATTGACCCAAAAGGCAAGGTTGTGAACTACTGGCTTGGTCAAACTGTTATCAAAACAACCTTCCGAATGACCTACTCCGATGTCAATGACATGATTGCTGGAGATGAGGAGAAGCTGCATACCTATCAGGCGATTGCCCCAAGTATTTCCTTGATGGTGAAGCTGCATACAACTTTAGAAGCTATGCGCTTGCGCCGAGGAGCCCTCAATTTTGATACCCATGAAGCCAAGATCCTTGTCAACAAGGAAGGCTTGCCAGTGGATATTGTTCTCCGTCAGAGAGGCATTGCTGAGCGGATGATTGAATCTTTCATGCTGGCTGCTAATGAATGCGTTGCGGAACATTTTGCTAGGTTGGATTTACCCTTTATTTATCGGATTCATGAGGAGCCAAAGGTGGATAAGATTCAGAAGTTTATCGACTATGCTTCTACCTTTGGACTGCCTATCTACGGTACCGCCCACTCGATGCGGCAGGAAGCCTTACAGGACATCATGGAGCGAATTAAGGATGAGCCTTATGCAGATGTCTTGAATATGATGCTTTTGCGCTCCATGCAGCAGGCTCGTTATTCGGAGCACAACCATGGTCACTATGGTTTGGGAGCTCAGTATTATACCCACTTTACTAGCCCGATTCGGCGCTATCCTGATCTCTTAGTTCATCGTCTTTTGCGTGAATATGGACAGGTCAGCCAAGAAAAGGTGGAACACTTCAAGAAAACCATTCCAGATATTGCCACTTGGTCGTCTAGCATGGAGCGCCGTGCGGTAGATGCCGAGCGAGCCGTAGAAGCTATGAAGAAGGCCGAGTATATGCAGGAGTTTGTCGGTCAGGAATTTGAAGGCTTGGTGTCTAGCGTGGTAAAATTTGGTCTTTTTGTGGAACTGCCCAATACGGTTGAAGGCTTGATTCATATTACCAATTTACCCGAATTTTACCGCTACAACGAGCGCAATCTGACCTTGCAGGGAGAGAAATCAGGCCGTATCTTCCGCGTCGGCCAGTCCATCCGCATTAAGCTGGTTCGAGCGGATAAGGCAACCGGTGAAATTGATTTTGTTCATGTGCCATCTGATGTAGACGAAATCGGAAGAAGTTCTCAATCGCAACGCCGAACCAAGAGCCATTCCAATCGGGATCGCGATGACCGCTCCGGTCGTGGTCGCGGCAAGAACCATAAAAAAGAAGAGCAGCGTGACAACACGCAGGGGAAATCCAAGAAACAAAAGAAAAAGAAACCCTTCTATAAGGAAGTGGCCAAACAAGTCAAGAAGAAAAAGAAAAGGAGATAA
- the tehB gene encoding SAM-dependent methyltransferase TehB, whose protein sequence is MTNLVAYKRMPIWNQETVPKHFLTKHNTQVGTWAKIKVLKGQLKFEPISDDNEILGEFCYEPTDDVPLVEPQAWHRVTLLTEDTEFFLEFFCRPEDYFAKKYGFSRTHSEVLEALDRIEPCKVLDLGCGNGRNALFLAQQGFDVTAVDKDIPSLETLLQVRDLEDLDVKAGVYDINSASLEQEYDWIISTVVFMFLEKEKVSAIIRNMQEQTRPGGYHLIVAAMDTEHHPCPIPFSFTFKEGELVAYYDDWELIKYNENLGQLHKRDENGQFLQLQFATILARKK, encoded by the coding sequence ATGACAAATTTAGTAGCCTACAAACGGATGCCTATCTGGAATCAGGAAACGGTGCCCAAGCATTTTCTGACCAAGCACAATACCCAGGTTGGAACGTGGGCAAAAATCAAGGTTTTGAAAGGTCAGCTCAAATTTGAGCCGATCTCAGATGACAATGAGATTTTGGGTGAGTTTTGTTATGAGCCGACAGACGATGTTCCGTTGGTAGAGCCGCAGGCCTGGCATCGGGTGACCTTATTGACAGAAGATACAGAGTTTTTCTTGGAGTTTTTCTGCCGGCCAGAGGATTATTTTGCCAAGAAGTATGGTTTTAGTCGGACGCATTCGGAAGTTTTGGAGGCCTTAGATAGGATTGAACCCTGCAAGGTACTGGATTTAGGCTGTGGCAATGGCCGCAACGCTCTCTTTTTAGCGCAACAGGGATTTGATGTAACGGCTGTTGACAAGGATATTCCAAGTTTAGAAACTCTTTTACAGGTTCGGGATTTGGAAGACTTGGATGTCAAGGCTGGTGTATACGACATCAACTCTGCCAGCTTGGAGCAGGAATATGACTGGATTATTTCGACAGTGGTCTTCATGTTTTTGGAGAAAGAGAAGGTGTCCGCCATTATTCGCAATATGCAGGAGCAGACACGACCGGGTGGCTATCATCTGATTGTGGCGGCTATGGACACCGAGCATCACCCTTGTCCTATTCCCTTCTCTTTTACCTTTAAAGAGGGAGAATTGGTGGCCTACTACGACGATTGGGAACTGATAAAATACAATGAAAATCTTGGTCAGCTCCATAAACGAGATGAAAATGGGCAATTTTTGCAGCTGCAATTTGCGACAATCTTGGCTCGAAAAAAATAA
- the mutM gene encoding DNA-formamidopyrimidine glycosylase, which translates to MPELPEVETVRRGLEKLVVGRDIKAVQVRVPKMIKTDRETFALDLSGQTIEAVRRRGKYLIFDLGRQILISHLRMEGKYLLFPAQVPENKHFHVFFQLDDASTLVYQDVRKFGTFELLAKSEEDRYFSAKKIGPEPTKKDFRLAPFERALKASNKLIKPLLLEQRLVAGLGNIYVDEVLWTAKVHPERMANTLKKAEIKRLHDETIRILQLGIEKGGSTIRTYKNALGLDGTMQHYLQVYGMAGQPCPRCGEAIQKIQVGGRGSHFCPKCQKI; encoded by the coding sequence ATGCCCGAATTACCAGAAGTCGAAACCGTTCGGCGGGGCTTGGAAAAGCTTGTTGTCGGCAGGGACATCAAGGCTGTTCAAGTGCGTGTCCCCAAGATGATTAAGACAGATAGGGAGACATTCGCCTTAGACCTGTCTGGTCAGACCATTGAAGCTGTCCGGCGCCGAGGAAAGTATCTGATTTTTGACCTTGGCCGTCAGATCTTGATTTCTCATCTGCGCATGGAGGGGAAATACCTGCTCTTTCCAGCGCAAGTGCCTGAAAACAAGCATTTTCACGTCTTTTTTCAGCTAGATGATGCTTCAACCCTTGTTTATCAAGACGTCCGCAAGTTTGGCACTTTCGAGCTTCTGGCTAAATCAGAAGAAGACCGGTATTTTAGCGCTAAGAAAATTGGTCCTGAACCGACCAAGAAGGATTTTAGACTAGCTCCTTTTGAACGAGCCTTGAAGGCTTCTAACAAGCTGATTAAGCCTCTGCTTTTGGAGCAAAGGCTAGTGGCTGGTCTGGGCAATATTTATGTAGATGAAGTGCTTTGGACAGCCAAGGTTCATCCAGAACGCATGGCCAATACTCTTAAAAAGGCTGAAATCAAGCGGCTTCATGACGAAACCATCCGTATCCTGCAGCTGGGTATTGAAAAAGGTGGGTCCACCATTCGTACTTATAAAAACGCTTTGGGATTGGATGGCACCATGCAGCATTATTTGCAGGTTTATGGTATGGCGGGTCAGCCTTGTCCACGTTGCGGAGAGGCGATTCAGAAAATTCAAGTAGGGGGACGGGGCAGTCATTTTTGTCCTAAGTGTCAGAAAATATGA
- a CDS encoding diacylglycerol kinase family protein produces the protein MDSRDNNSKRKWKNQDLIASLEFAVTGLFTAFKEERNMKKHVVSAILALIAGLIFRVSMTEWLFLLLSISLVIAFEILNSAIENVVDLASDYHFSMLAKNAKDMAAGAVLFVSGFALVVGMLIFLPKIWNLIF, from the coding sequence ATGGACTCACGCGACAATAATTCAAAACGAAAATGGAAAAACCAAGATCTGATTGCCAGTCTTGAGTTTGCGGTGACAGGTCTGTTTACGGCCTTTAAGGAAGAACGCAATATGAAGAAGCATGTGGTTTCTGCTATTCTGGCATTGATTGCAGGCTTGATTTTTCGTGTATCCATGACGGAGTGGCTCTTTTTGCTGCTCAGCATCAGTCTGGTTATCGCCTTTGAAATCCTCAACTCGGCTATTGAAAATGTAGTTGATTTGGCGTCAGACTACCATTTTTCCATGCTGGCCAAGAATGCCAAAGATATGGCTGCAGGCGCAGTTCTTTTCGTATCAGGCTTTGCTCTTGTAGTTGGTATGCTGATTTTTCTTCCAAAGATTTGGAACTTGATTTTTTAG
- a CDS encoding MurR/RpiR family transcriptional regulator has translation MSSHQNINNLIETNLDQMTKLEKSIAQYFISLDNSTTDLSLEAMVQELHVSPSALTRFAKKCGFAGYREFVFAYQSNQRFLKNNFENIHRSLTKRVLVDYNEILGMTNNMVDENKLEEIARLIDQSKRVYFYGIGSSGLVAMETKSRFMRLGVICDAVTDDNNLLWTTNILDESCLVVGLSLSGQTEIVMDSLSKAAHKGVPTVLLTSQAFEHEDYDHTIQVASVRHLNYGNRISPQIPLLIMIDILYAYFLAIDKEKKENIFKHTIV, from the coding sequence ATGTCAAGCCATCAAAACATCAACAATCTCATCGAAACCAATCTCGACCAGATGACCAAGCTAGAAAAGAGCATTGCCCAGTATTTCATCAGCTTGGATAACTCTACAACCGACCTATCTCTGGAAGCCATGGTTCAAGAACTTCATGTTTCTCCATCCGCCCTGACACGTTTTGCCAAAAAATGCGGTTTTGCTGGTTACAGGGAGTTTGTCTTTGCCTACCAGTCCAATCAGCGCTTTCTGAAAAATAACTTTGAAAATATCCACCGCAGTCTGACCAAGCGCGTCCTTGTCGACTACAACGAAATCCTCGGCATGACCAACAATATGGTTGATGAAAACAAGCTGGAAGAAATTGCCCGCCTGATTGACCAAAGCAAACGAGTCTATTTTTACGGTATCGGCAGCTCAGGTCTGGTAGCCATGGAAACCAAATCTCGCTTTATGCGGCTAGGGGTTATCTGTGATGCTGTTACGGATGACAACAATCTGCTGTGGACTACGAATATTTTAGATGAGTCCTGTCTGGTTGTGGGACTTTCACTGTCAGGCCAAACTGAAATTGTCATGGACAGTCTTTCCAAGGCCGCACATAAGGGAGTTCCTACTGTTCTGCTTACCTCCCAAGCCTTTGAACACGAAGACTATGATCATACCATCCAAGTTGCCTCTGTCCGTCACCTCAACTATGGCAACCGGATTTCTCCTCAAATCCCCCTTCTTATCATGATTGACATCCTATACGCCTACTTTTTGGCTATTGACAAAGAGAAGAAGGAAAATATTTTCAAACACACGATTGTTTAG
- the coaE gene encoding dephospho-CoA kinase (Dephospho-CoA kinase (CoaE) performs the final step in coenzyme A biosynthesis.), which produces MTNIIGITGGIASGKSTVTAFLREQGYPVIDADAVVHELQAKGGKLYQILVAEFGEGILLKDGTLDRAKLGQAVFADSDLRARLSSLQDQIIREELLARRDVLKQAEEVVFMDIPLLYEADYSGEVDQVWLVYVDKAQQLDRLMKRNGLSSQDAENRLAAQLSLEEKRGLADVVIDNSGAVEATLAQVERLLREMKDGRRQ; this is translated from the coding sequence ATGACCAACATCATTGGAATCACAGGAGGCATTGCCTCTGGCAAATCAACGGTCACAGCCTTTTTGCGAGAGCAGGGTTACCCGGTTATCGATGCAGATGCGGTCGTTCATGAATTGCAGGCCAAGGGTGGTAAGCTCTATCAGATTTTGGTGGCTGAGTTTGGTGAGGGCATCTTGCTCAAAGACGGTACTTTAGACAGAGCCAAGCTGGGGCAGGCAGTTTTTGCAGATAGCGACTTGCGTGCTCGTCTGTCCAGCTTGCAGGATCAGATTATCAGAGAAGAGTTGTTGGCTAGAAGGGATGTCCTCAAGCAAGCCGAGGAAGTGGTTTTTATGGATATTCCGCTGCTCTACGAGGCGGATTATAGCGGAGAAGTCGATCAAGTCTGGCTGGTTTATGTCGATAAGGCGCAGCAGTTGGATCGGCTGATGAAGCGCAACGGGTTATCAAGCCAAGATGCGGAAAATCGGTTGGCTGCTCAGCTTTCTTTAGAGGAAAAGCGTGGGCTGGCTGATGTGGTGATTGATAATAGTGGGGCGGTTGAGGCGACCTTGGCGCAGGTGGAGCGGCTTTTGAGGGAGATGAAGGATGGAAGAAGGCAGTAG
- the era gene encoding GTPase Era, translating to MTFKSGFVAILGRPNVGKSTFLNYVMGQKIAIMSDKAQTTRNKIMGIYTTDEEQIVFIDTPGIHKPKTALGDFMVESAYSTLREVDTVLFMVPADEKRGKGDDMIMERLKAAKVPVILVVNKIDKVHPDQLLEQIEDFRHQMDFKEIVPISATQGNNVNRLMDILKENLEEGFQYFPADQITDHPERFLVSEMIREKVLKLTEQEVPHSVAVVIESMKRDEFTDKVHIRATIMVERDSQKGIIIGKQGAMLKKIGSMARRDIELMLGDKVFLETWVKVKKNWRDKKLDLADFGYSKKEY from the coding sequence ATGACATTTAAGTCAGGTTTTGTGGCGATTTTGGGTCGTCCAAATGTAGGGAAGTCAACCTTCCTCAATTATGTAATGGGGCAAAAGATTGCCATCATGAGCGACAAGGCTCAAACAACCCGTAACAAGATTATGGGGATTTATACAACGGATGAAGAACAGATTGTTTTCATTGACACGCCCGGTATCCACAAGCCCAAGACAGCCTTGGGTGATTTTATGGTGGAATCTGCTTACAGTACCTTGCGTGAGGTGGACACGGTTCTTTTTATGGTGCCTGCGGATGAGAAGCGGGGCAAGGGAGATGATATGATTATGGAGCGGCTCAAAGCAGCCAAGGTTCCGGTCATCCTCGTCGTTAATAAGATTGACAAGGTACATCCAGACCAGCTTCTTGAGCAAATTGAAGATTTCCGTCACCAGATGGATTTCAAGGAGATTGTACCCATCTCTGCCACTCAAGGCAATAACGTTAACCGCCTCATGGACATTCTCAAGGAAAATCTAGAGGAAGGTTTTCAGTATTTCCCAGCGGATCAAATCACTGACCACCCAGAGCGTTTTTTGGTGTCTGAAATGATTCGGGAGAAGGTACTCAAACTGACCGAGCAGGAAGTGCCTCATTCAGTAGCAGTCGTGATCGAGTCTATGAAACGCGATGAATTTACAGACAAGGTGCATATCCGTGCGACCATCATGGTGGAGCGCGATAGCCAAAAGGGCATTATCATCGGCAAACAAGGTGCCATGCTCAAGAAAATTGGTTCCATGGCTAGACGCGACATCGAGCTCATGCTGGGCGACAAAGTATTCCTCGAAACCTGGGTCAAGGTCAAGAAAAACTGGCGGGATAAAAAGCTAGATTTGGCAGACTTTGGGTATAGTAAGAAGGAATATTAA
- the smpB gene encoding SsrA-binding protein SmpB: MAKGEGKVLAQNKKARHDYTIVDTVEAGLVLTGTEIKSIRAGRINLKDGFAQIKKGEAWLLNVHIAPYDEGNIWNQDPTRTRKLLLRKKQIQSLANEVKGTGMTLVPLKVYLKDGFAKVLIGLAKGKHDYDKRESIKRREQDRDIKRTMKAINSR; the protein is encoded by the coding sequence ATGGCAAAGGGTGAGGGCAAGGTCCTTGCACAGAATAAGAAGGCTCGGCATGACTATACCATCGTTGATACGGTGGAAGCGGGTCTGGTTTTGACAGGAACCGAAATCAAGTCTATCCGTGCGGGCCGCATCAACCTCAAAGATGGCTTTGCTCAAATTAAAAAGGGTGAAGCTTGGCTCCTCAATGTCCATATTGCCCCCTACGATGAGGGCAATATCTGGAATCAGGATCCGACCAGAACGCGCAAACTCTTGCTCCGTAAGAAGCAAATCCAATCTCTGGCTAATGAAGTCAAAGGAACAGGAATGACGCTAGTTCCCCTCAAGGTCTATCTCAAGGATGGTTTTGCCAAGGTTTTGATTGGCCTTGCGAAGGGGAAACACGACTACGACAAGCGAGAGTCTATCAAGCGCAGGGAGCAGGATCGCGATATTAAGCGAACCATGAAGGCTATCAACAGTCGCTAA
- a CDS encoding multidrug efflux MFS transporter, with the protein MEEGSSYWKQNLKVAWLGNFLTGTSFTLVMPFISVFVEELGVGPGQVEYYAGLAVSANALAAALMAPIWGSLADRYGRKPMMVRAAFAMIFTMGGMAFVPNVFWLIVLRILNGMFTGYIPNATALIASQVPKDKTGYALGTLSTGAVAGNLIGPTLGGILAEMFGVHNVFLLVGLLYLLVVLLTVFFIREDFVPVKKGEEMTISQVFAGVKDKQMLIGLFITSMIILTAAQSVVPILTLYVRHLGQVDNLLFAAGLIISLPGLASLFMSGPLGKLGDRIGNHRLLLLALAYSLLINVLCAFATSPVQLGFLRFMYGFGTGALLPSVNSLLTKLTPKAGISRIFSYNQIFNNMGSVFGPMLGSAVAAHYGYDWVFYVSSGLVMVNLIWSFINFRKYVKVRDI; encoded by the coding sequence ATGGAAGAAGGCAGTAGTTATTGGAAGCAGAATTTGAAGGTGGCCTGGTTAGGAAATTTTCTGACGGGAACCAGTTTTACCTTGGTCATGCCCTTTATTTCTGTTTTTGTGGAAGAGTTGGGTGTGGGGCCTGGGCAGGTGGAATACTATGCGGGGCTTGCGGTATCGGCTAATGCCTTGGCGGCGGCCTTGATGGCGCCTATTTGGGGGAGTTTGGCAGACCGTTATGGTCGCAAGCCCATGATGGTGCGAGCAGCCTTTGCCATGATTTTTACCATGGGTGGTATGGCCTTTGTACCCAATGTTTTTTGGCTGATTGTCCTGCGGATTTTGAATGGGATGTTTACAGGGTATATCCCTAATGCGACGGCCTTAATTGCGAGTCAGGTACCAAAGGACAAGACGGGTTATGCGCTGGGCACTCTATCAACAGGGGCTGTGGCTGGGAATTTGATTGGTCCGACCCTCGGTGGCATCTTGGCCGAGATGTTTGGTGTTCACAATGTCTTTCTCTTAGTCGGTCTCCTCTATCTTCTGGTGGTTCTTTTGACAGTCTTCTTCATTCGAGAGGATTTTGTTCCTGTGAAAAAAGGGGAAGAGATGACGATTTCTCAGGTTTTTGCAGGGGTTAAAGACAAGCAGATGTTGATTGGCTTGTTTATCACGTCCATGATTATCCTAACGGCCGCTCAATCTGTTGTACCTATTTTGACCCTTTATGTCCGGCATTTGGGTCAAGTGGATAATCTGCTTTTTGCAGCGGGCTTGATTATTTCCCTTCCGGGCTTGGCTTCTCTGTTTATGTCGGGGCCACTTGGGAAGTTGGGGGACAGGATTGGCAACCATCGGCTTTTGCTTCTGGCGTTGGCTTACAGCCTTTTAATCAACGTCCTCTGTGCCTTTGCGACCAGTCCTGTTCAATTAGGCTTTCTGCGGTTTATGTACGGTTTTGGTACAGGGGCCTTGCTTCCGTCGGTCAATTCTCTATTGACAAAATTGACCCCCAAGGCTGGAATTTCAAGAATTTTTTCCTATAATCAAATTTTTAACAATATGGGGTCGGTGTTTGGGCCTATGCTGGGGTCAGCAGTGGCGGCCCACTATGGCTATGACTGGGTTTTCTATGTATCGAGCGGTTTGGTCATGGTCAACCTTATTTGGTCTTTTATCAATTTTAGAAAGTATGTGAAAGTCAGGGATATTTAG
- the rpmG gene encoding 50S ribosomal protein L33, which yields MRIKINLQCSECGSKNYLTSKNSKTHPQKIEVLKYCPKERKVTLHLETK from the coding sequence GTGAGAATAAAAATCAATTTGCAATGCTCGGAGTGCGGCAGTAAAAACTACCTAACCAGTAAGAATAGTAAAACCCATCCTCAGAAGATTGAGGTTCTAAAATATTGTCCAAAGGAAAGAAAAGTAACCCTTCATCTTGAAACAAAATAG
- the secG gene encoding preprotein translocase subunit SecG: MYQVLLTTLLILSVIIVAVIFIQPAKNQSSNVFDSGTGALFERSKARGFEAVMQRLTAILVFLWMLVAIGLVIISSR, from the coding sequence ATGTATCAAGTATTATTAACCACTCTTTTGATTTTATCTGTTATTATTGTCGCGGTGATTTTTATCCAGCCTGCAAAAAACCAGTCCAGCAATGTGTTTGATTCAGGAACTGGGGCGCTTTTTGAGCGTAGTAAGGCGCGTGGCTTCGAGGCTGTGATGCAGCGTTTGACGGCTATCCTTGTCTTCCTCTGGATGCTGGTTGCCATCGGTTTGGTCATCATTTCAAGTAGATAA
- the ybeY gene encoding rRNA maturation RNase YbeY: MYIEMIDETGQVSEQMQSQIRGLLDFAAQKIGKENKEMAVTFVDNARVHEVNLEYRGIDRPTDVVSLEYKPEETIVFDEEDVENHPDLAELLEDFDAYIGELFISIDKAREQAADYGHSYEREMGFLAVHGFLHINGYDHYTPEEEAEMFGLQEEILTAYGLTRQ, from the coding sequence ATGTATATTGAAATGATTGATGAAACAGGCCAGGTTTCTGAGCAGATGCAGAGCCAGATTCGGGGTCTGCTTGACTTTGCGGCGCAAAAAATTGGCAAAGAAAACAAGGAAATGGCCGTAACCTTTGTGGACAATGCGCGTGTGCATGAGGTCAATCTGGAGTATCGGGGGATAGACCGACCGACAGATGTGGTCAGTTTGGAGTACAAGCCGGAAGAAACCATTGTGTTTGACGAAGAAGATGTAGAGAATCATCCTGATTTGGCAGAGTTGTTAGAGGACTTTGATGCCTATATCGGTGAACTCTTTATCTCGATTGACAAGGCAAGGGAGCAGGCGGCAGACTACGGACATAGTTACGAACGGGAAATGGGCTTTCTAGCGGTGCATGGTTTCTTGCATATCAATGGCTATGATCACTATACACCTGAAGAAGAAGCAGAAATGTTTGGCTTACAGGAAGAGATATTAACAGCTTATGGACTCACGCGACAATAA